In one window of Halanaerobiaceae bacterium ANBcell28 DNA:
- a CDS encoding site-2 protease family protein: MNIDPVQLALVIPILLISLSFHEYMHGRASYLLGDPTPKQMGRLTLNPIAHLDLVGSLVLIMTQRIGWAKPVPINPRYYSNPRKGMMLVGLAGPAANIVLAIIFSFILRFYANWQGVMIRGTRVMGFTSDLTFIIIQFLMLGIVVNLSLAVFNLIPVPPLDGSKILRGFFPPKYDMYFNRLEGPAGMLLVMALVFTEVLGRIIFPIVNFFLNILI, translated from the coding sequence TTGAATATAGACCCAGTACAGTTAGCCTTAGTTATACCCATTTTGTTAATATCATTATCATTTCATGAGTATATGCATGGAAGAGCTTCTTATTTATTGGGCGATCCAACACCAAAGCAAATGGGAAGATTGACATTGAACCCTATAGCCCATTTGGATTTAGTAGGAAGTTTAGTTCTTATTATGACACAAAGAATTGGTTGGGCAAAACCTGTTCCAATTAATCCAAGGTACTACAGTAACCCAAGAAAAGGGATGATGTTAGTTGGCTTGGCTGGCCCAGCTGCAAATATTGTTTTAGCGATTATTTTTTCCTTTATTTTGCGTTTTTATGCTAATTGGCAAGGAGTGATGATTAGAGGAACAAGAGTTATGGGCTTTACTAGTGATTTAACTTTTATTATAATTCAGTTTTTAATGTTAGGAATAGTTGTTAATCTAAGTCTTGCTGTTTTTAATTTAATTCCTGTACCTCCTTTAGATGGATCGAAAATTTTAAGGGGCTTTTTTCCTCCTAAATATGATATGTATTTTAACAGATTAGAAGGTCCGGCGGGGATGTTATTGGTTATGGCACTTGTATTTACTGAAGTTTTAGGTAGGATTATTTTTCCTATAGTAAATTTTTTCTTAAATATATTAATATAA
- a CDS encoding segregation/condensation protein A produces MTYEIQLDSFQGPLEVLYQLIKKNRVEISEISLASIAEQYLSYMDKLKEFNLDLASEFMVIAAELIELKLKVILPRNNIDDDNDDDESNLVQRLQEYHYFKKVSNLLQEYEEQSSKFHSRAVDISTFIDSEFEVQLDIELSELEDAYKNVLAAVLKREEAEDEEEKEERDWEQLNFEEIKIEDKTEYIMNKLSNTSYGISFANLLVDHRNKLEVVVTFLSILELAKLSKVRIKQDRIFSNIELHK; encoded by the coding sequence ATGACTTATGAAATACAGCTTGATAGCTTTCAGGGTCCATTAGAAGTATTGTATCAATTAATAAAAAAGAATAGAGTTGAGATTAGTGAGATATCACTGGCCAGTATAGCGGAACAATATCTATCATATATGGATAAATTAAAAGAATTTAATTTAGATCTGGCCAGTGAATTTATGGTTATTGCTGCTGAATTGATAGAATTAAAACTTAAAGTGATACTTCCACGTAATAATATCGATGATGATAACGATGATGATGAAAGTAATTTAGTTCAAAGATTACAGGAGTATCATTATTTTAAAAAAGTATCAAATTTATTACAAGAATACGAAGAGCAGAGTAGTAAATTTCATAGTAGAGCAGTTGATATTAGCACTTTTATAGACAGTGAGTTTGAAGTACAATTAGATATCGAATTATCTGAATTAGAAGATGCTTATAAAAATGTCCTTGCTGCAGTTTTAAAAAGAGAAGAGGCGGAAGATGAGGAAGAAAAAGAGGAACGTGACTGGGAGCAGTTAAATTTTGAAGAGATTAAAATCGAAGATAAAACAGAATATATTATGAATAAACTAAGCAATACAAGTTATGGAATTTCTTTTGCAAACTTGTTAGTTGACCATCGTAATAAATTAGAGGTTGTTGTTACTTTTTTAAGTATCTTAGAGTTAGCTAAACTTTCAAAGGTGAGAATAAAACAGGATAGGATCTTTTCTAATATTGAATTACATAAGTAA
- the scpB gene encoding SMC-Scp complex subunit ScpB, producing MLEDLMAKIEALIFASEEPLSINELKGILESSKSETKEALRQVKEKYQDNSHGIYLKEYHNGYLFVTKAQYTEIIKDMHNKKISKLSQAALETVAIIAYKQPVTRAEIEEIRGVKAEKTLLTLSKYNLIEEIGRKDTLGNPIVYGTTDKFLQHFDLKDLSNLPEVKLDSLDSFNNIDNIDNIDNHDNDNHEYYDKHDNTDNHNNLVEDFL from the coding sequence ATGCTAGAAGATTTAATGGCTAAAATTGAAGCCTTAATTTTTGCATCAGAGGAACCCTTGTCTATAAATGAATTGAAAGGTATCTTAGAGTCTTCAAAAAGTGAAACAAAAGAAGCATTGAGACAGGTAAAAGAGAAATATCAAGATAATAGCCATGGTATTTATTTAAAGGAATATCATAATGGTTATTTATTTGTTACGAAAGCACAATATACAGAAATAATTAAGGATATGCATAATAAAAAGATAAGCAAATTAAGTCAGGCAGCTCTAGAAACTGTGGCTATTATTGCTTATAAGCAGCCAGTAACTAGGGCTGAAATTGAAGAAATTAGAGGAGTAAAAGCTGAAAAGACTTTGCTGACTTTAAGTAAATATAATTTAATTGAAGAAATTGGTAGAAAAGATACTCTGGGCAATCCTATAGTGTATGGTACTACAGATAAATTTTTACAACATTTTGATTTAAAAGACCTTTCTAATTTACCAGAAGTTAAACTTGATAGTCTTGATAGTTTTAATAACATTGATAACATTGATAACATTGATAATCATGACAATGACAATCATGAATATTACGATAAACATGATAATACTGACAATCATAATAATCTAGTTGAAGATTTTCTTTAA
- a CDS encoding DUF2953 domain-containing protein, whose product MRFLLIPVFLYLLILIIPFNIEIQYCRKGQDDNFELKIFALVNFFAFSIKIPFLENYFFKNISKLFAEIDIIFMNFFLAKKEIELEQEINLQNIKVEQLKKLFSLLKQRKLASIFLSSINIRCTSLEWHTEFGFSNPALTGISNGFLWMLKGIILELTNPIINYKKDPAIKLTPSFNQEKFYTSFYGIFSFRIGNIILTILKVLIHKIKGGSRLWQNIQLKN is encoded by the coding sequence ATGCGATTTTTATTAATTCCTGTTTTTCTTTATTTATTAATACTAATTATACCTTTTAACATAGAGATACAGTATTGCAGGAAAGGTCAAGATGATAATTTTGAATTAAAAATTTTTGCTTTAGTAAATTTTTTTGCTTTTTCTATTAAAATACCTTTCTTAGAAAATTATTTTTTCAAAAATATATCAAAACTTTTTGCTGAAATTGATATAATTTTTATGAACTTTTTCCTGGCCAAAAAAGAGATAGAGTTAGAGCAAGAAATAAACTTACAAAATATTAAAGTAGAACAACTCAAAAAATTATTTTCTCTTTTAAAACAAAGAAAGTTAGCAAGTATATTTTTGTCCAGTATAAACATTAGGTGTACATCATTAGAATGGCATACTGAATTTGGTTTTTCTAATCCGGCTCTAACTGGTATAAGCAATGGATTTTTATGGATGTTGAAAGGGATAATATTAGAATTGACAAATCCTATAATCAACTATAAAAAAGATCCGGCAATTAAACTGACTCCAAGTTTTAACCAAGAAAAGTTTTATACCTCTTTTTATGGTATATTTTCATTTAGAATAGGAAATATTATACTTACAATACTCAAGGTATTAATTCATAAGATAAAAGGAGGTTCAAGATTGTGGCAGAACATCCAATTGAAAAATTAA
- the ytfJ gene encoding GerW family sporulation protein — protein MAEHPIEKLMDTAMTNIKGMVDVNTIVGDPVETPDGSVIIPISKVSFGFAAGGGELKSSENNGKNANGGSTPFAGGSGAGVMLNPMAFLVVNKDQVRLLPVANNAVAERLINIAPELLKEIKKILEKKDV, from the coding sequence GTGGCAGAACATCCAATTGAAAAATTAATGGATACAGCAATGACTAATATAAAAGGTATGGTTGATGTTAATACAATTGTAGGTGATCCGGTAGAGACTCCTGATGGAAGTGTTATTATTCCTATCTCTAAGGTATCTTTTGGTTTCGCAGCTGGTGGTGGTGAGCTAAAATCTTCAGAGAATAATGGAAAGAATGCTAATGGTGGTTCTACACCTTTTGCTGGAGGTAGTGGTGCTGGAGTTATGTTAAATCCTATGGCTTTTTTGGTTGTTAATAAAGATCAAGTTAGGTTATTACCCGTTGCAAATAACGCAGTTGCTGAAAGATTAATCAATATTGCTCCAGAATTATTAAAAGAAATTAAAAAAATACTAGAGAAAAAAGATGTATAG
- a CDS encoding D-alanyl-D-alanine carboxypeptidase family protein: MKDICFLSIFLKSFVKRFNLVKKKETLFSYFIAKKCLSCLTVFFLLFLVSTNIDARINPANNTAKNAAVIDVETAQVLYGKAMHVKAYPASVTKILTTIVAIEEGNLEDIVTVSRKAAYQEGSSIYLKEGEKIKLKELLYAVMLASGNDAAVAVAEHVAGSVEDFANLMNERARMMGALNSNFRNPHGLPDSNHYTTAYDMAMIMRYAMTNDKFREITKTKNISISWSGNDWGRGLRNHNKLLFSYDDITGGKTGYTRAAGRCLVASASRDGREVIAVVLNDPNDWLDVRNLLDFALDSYKKQRVFDKGDILYTFTWEKSKEKDLSLVAAEGVQVLIPKGGKLKLKQEIYLNSELELPIKKGDIIGYLKISDDEKLLARVDLLAYNDMNYNSIFLRFWNWLVN, translated from the coding sequence GTGAAGGATATTTGCTTTTTAAGTATATTTTTAAAATCATTTGTAAAGCGGTTTAACTTAGTTAAGAAAAAAGAGACTCTTTTTTCTTATTTTATTGCAAAAAAATGTTTATCTTGTTTAACTGTCTTTTTTTTATTGTTCCTTGTAAGTACTAACATTGATGCCAGGATTAATCCAGCTAATAATACTGCAAAAAATGCTGCTGTAATAGATGTAGAAACTGCTCAAGTATTATATGGAAAAGCTATGCATGTTAAGGCCTACCCTGCTAGTGTAACAAAAATTTTAACAACCATAGTTGCAATAGAAGAGGGTAATTTAGAGGATATCGTTACAGTTAGTCGCAAGGCAGCATATCAGGAAGGTTCTTCAATCTATCTTAAAGAAGGGGAAAAGATAAAACTAAAAGAATTACTTTATGCAGTTATGTTGGCATCTGGTAATGATGCAGCAGTTGCAGTAGCAGAACATGTTGCTGGCTCAGTTGAGGATTTTGCTAATTTAATGAATGAACGTGCTAGAATGATGGGTGCTCTTAATAGTAATTTTAGAAATCCCCATGGTTTACCAGACAGCAATCATTATACTACAGCATATGATATGGCTATGATTATGAGGTATGCTATGACTAATGATAAATTTAGAGAAATAACAAAAACAAAAAATATAAGCATATCCTGGAGTGGAAATGACTGGGGTAGAGGTTTGCGCAATCATAATAAATTGCTTTTTTCTTACGATGACATAACAGGTGGTAAAACAGGATATACTCGAGCAGCAGGAAGATGTTTGGTAGCTTCAGCCTCTAGAGATGGACGTGAGGTAATTGCAGTTGTTTTGAATGATCCTAATGATTGGTTAGATGTGAGAAATTTATTAGACTTTGCTTTGGATTCATACAAAAAACAAAGGGTTTTTGATAAAGGTGATATATTATATACTTTTACTTGGGAAAAATCTAAAGAGAAAGACCTATCCCTTGTAGCTGCTGAAGGTGTTCAAGTTTTAATTCCAAAAGGCGGTAAATTGAAATTAAAACAAGAAATTTATTTGAATTCAGAACTAGAGCTACCTATAAAAAAAGGAGATATTATTGGGTATCTAAAAATATCAGATGATGAAAAACTTCTTGCTAGAGTAGATTTGTTGGCATATAATGATATGAATTATAACTCTATATTTCTGCGATTTTGGAACTGGCTAGTTAATTAA
- a CDS encoding pseudouridine synthase, with protein sequence MERLQKVMAHAGIASRRKSEKIIQEGRVKVNGEIVTKVGTKVNEDDSIEVDGQLISEEKKVYILLNKPRSYITTVDDPRGRKTVLDLIGSISQRIYPVGRLDYDTSGLLIMTNDGELTYLLTHPSHMIDKTYRVEVKGHPKTQELKQLERGVVLEDGLTAAAKIKKIEHHQDTTTFNLTIHEGKNRQVRRMCENIGYEVYKLKRISFAFLDLHGLKEGSFRELSNEEVAKLRSLK encoded by the coding sequence TTGGAACGCTTACAGAAGGTGATGGCACATGCAGGTATTGCATCAAGAAGAAAATCAGAAAAGATTATCCAAGAAGGAAGAGTTAAAGTAAATGGTGAGATAGTCACTAAAGTAGGTACTAAAGTTAATGAGGATGATTCTATAGAAGTAGATGGTCAACTTATAAGTGAAGAAAAAAAGGTTTACATATTATTGAATAAGCCAAGATCATATATTACTACAGTTGATGATCCCCGAGGGAGAAAGACTGTCTTAGATTTGATTGGGAGTATTTCTCAAAGAATATATCCTGTAGGTAGGTTAGATTATGATACAAGTGGTCTGTTGATTATGACAAATGATGGAGAGCTAACATATCTTTTAACTCATCCATCACATATGATTGATAAAACATATCGGGTTGAAGTAAAAGGACATCCAAAAACTCAAGAATTGAAACAATTAGAAAGAGGTGTAGTTCTTGAAGATGGTTTAACTGCAGCAGCAAAAATTAAAAAAATAGAGCATCATCAGGATACTACTACTTTTAATCTAACAATACATGAAGGAAAGAATAGACAGGTAAGAAGAATGTGTGAGAATATAGGTTATGAAGTGTATAAGTTAAAAAGAATTAGTTTTGCATTTTTAGATTTACATGGCTTAAAGGAAGGTAGTTTTCGGGAATTAAGCAATGAAGAAGTGGCAAAATTAAGGAGTTTGAAGTAA
- the smc gene encoding chromosome segregation protein SMC: MFLKKLKINGFKSFANGITIDFSAPLTAIVGPNGSGKSNVVDAIRWAMGEQSAKSLRGSKMSDIIFAGSADHKPLKKASVTLYFDNSNNDLGIDKKTVIIKRSVNIDGQSEYYLNGSSCRLKDIEELLMDTGLGNDTYSIVGQGKIDSILNSKAEKLRELFEEAAGIVKHKTRKNEAERRLNKTRQDLQRVKDLIWELDKQVKPLKKSAEKASKYKRLRNELKVLEVNLLLDRWENNKKDLMVTNKEKQNLLYKLNKAEKDLESIKRNLEEKKDKLRNDEELIERLQETFYQTKIKREQAENNINVLLERDKGIRREKSNLELQITNISNRKEELKCKENSLIENLNTVKEEEIELLNKIQSIENTVLKQRKLINEKKNSLLNRRNAILNENMEINDINSAMEKAKEKSRYLEIEINKMIEKRENVSLELDKVISEIEKLEKIKEECQKEFITSNNILISQKEKQEELKNELKDIKSKKEKIKEKLNHDSSKLSILQGMEENYQGYFRGVKTILKEKESIPGIIGVVADLINLEKKYELAIETALGAKLQNIVTEDDNVARKAVKFLKKSKGGRATFLPLNMVRAKKAKIDKMDITNMDGYIGLASEVINYDDKLDSVFNSLLGKTIVAKDIDTATEISKKIKSSLKVVTLAGEFINSTGAITGGSQVKNNKGLLARNREIEELLESVKKSKKDVEYENTKENEKEERLEELTLIENNKSAELRELEFKINDLNKDLANFNKDKTRLEVDLKNIENDFTESKKKLAENNEDKLKLEEKLSTINNEFSKEKEQINEKENEIKALEENEEKINKTLTDMRIQLATIREKKSNIISETKELADEIIKSDEIKEKTNLEKNELIKKLDDIQIRKKKLEELEKKFRDQISNLEKEYNEKQEQFEKEEINLEKFEEKYSNEQSQLSSLKDENHKLDLKINRMEDKNLQISERLSEEYGIDANLGIEERIEINNYKQITRKIKEFKDSIKALGPVNIAAIEEYEELLSRLNYLKEQEEDLLTARNSIEQIIAELEKKMSELFYQTFVEVKEEFENIFEKLFNGGKAALRLNKPENLLETGVEIEAQPPGKQLKKLSLMSGGERALTAIALVFAFLKVNPSPMYILDEIDAPLDDANVRRFASYLNEYSQYVQFLLITHNKIMMTEAMAIYGITMESKGVSKMVSLRLDEDIA; this comes from the coding sequence ATGTTTCTAAAAAAACTTAAAATTAATGGATTTAAATCCTTTGCAAATGGGATTACTATAGACTTTTCTGCTCCTTTAACAGCTATAGTTGGGCCAAATGGTAGTGGTAAGAGCAATGTAGTTGACGCTATTAGGTGGGCTATGGGTGAACAAAGTGCCAAGAGTCTTAGGGGTAGCAAGATGTCTGATATTATTTTTGCAGGAAGTGCGGATCATAAGCCGTTGAAGAAAGCTAGTGTTACTCTGTATTTTGATAATTCTAATAATGATTTAGGGATTGATAAAAAGACAGTAATAATAAAACGTTCTGTAAATATTGATGGACAAAGCGAATATTATTTAAATGGTTCTTCATGTCGTCTTAAAGATATAGAGGAATTATTAATGGATACTGGATTAGGCAATGATACTTATTCTATTGTAGGTCAGGGTAAAATAGACTCTATTTTAAATAGCAAAGCAGAGAAATTACGTGAATTGTTTGAAGAAGCAGCAGGAATAGTAAAACATAAAACAAGAAAGAATGAAGCAGAAAGACGATTAAATAAAACAAGGCAGGATTTGCAAAGGGTTAAGGATTTGATTTGGGAATTGGACAAACAGGTCAAACCTCTGAAAAAATCAGCTGAGAAGGCAAGTAAATATAAACGTTTGAGGAATGAATTAAAGGTTTTAGAGGTTAATCTATTACTGGATCGCTGGGAAAATAACAAAAAAGATTTAATGGTAACAAATAAGGAAAAACAAAATTTATTATATAAACTGAATAAAGCTGAAAAAGATCTGGAATCAATAAAAAGAAATCTTGAAGAAAAAAAAGATAAATTAAGAAATGATGAAGAACTTATAGAAAGATTACAGGAAACTTTTTATCAAACAAAAATTAAAAGAGAACAAGCTGAAAATAATATAAATGTTTTACTTGAAAGAGATAAAGGAATTAGAAGAGAAAAAAGTAATTTAGAATTACAAATTACTAATATAAGCAATAGAAAAGAAGAACTTAAATGTAAAGAGAATTCATTAATCGAAAATCTAAATACTGTAAAGGAAGAAGAAATTGAACTTTTAAATAAAATTCAATCTATTGAGAATACAGTATTAAAACAAAGAAAATTGATTAATGAAAAGAAAAATTCACTTTTAAATAGACGTAACGCTATACTTAATGAAAATATGGAGATTAATGATATTAACTCAGCAATGGAGAAAGCTAAGGAAAAAAGTAGGTATTTAGAAATAGAAATCAATAAAATGATAGAAAAACGGGAGAATGTTTCCCTTGAATTAGATAAAGTAATATCAGAAATAGAAAAACTAGAAAAAATAAAAGAAGAATGTCAAAAAGAGTTTATTACTTCTAACAATATCTTAATATCTCAGAAAGAAAAACAAGAAGAACTTAAAAATGAACTTAAAGATATTAAGTCTAAAAAAGAAAAAATAAAGGAAAAATTAAATCACGATTCTTCTAAACTATCTATATTACAAGGTATGGAAGAAAACTATCAGGGATATTTTAGGGGAGTAAAGACAATTTTGAAAGAGAAAGAATCAATACCTGGAATTATTGGTGTTGTAGCTGATTTAATTAATTTAGAGAAAAAATATGAACTAGCTATTGAAACAGCCCTTGGTGCCAAGTTACAAAATATTGTAACTGAAGATGATAATGTAGCCAGAAAAGCAGTGAAATTTCTAAAGAAAAGCAAGGGTGGTAGGGCTACCTTTTTGCCATTAAATATGGTTAGAGCTAAAAAGGCTAAGATTGATAAAATGGATATTACTAATATGGATGGTTATATAGGTCTGGCTTCTGAAGTAATAAATTACGATGATAAATTAGATAGTGTATTTAATAGTCTTCTTGGTAAAACAATTGTTGCTAAAGATATTGATACTGCAACAGAAATATCTAAAAAAATAAAAAGTAGTTTAAAAGTTGTTACTTTAGCAGGTGAATTTATAAATTCTACTGGTGCTATAACTGGTGGAAGTCAGGTTAAAAATAACAAAGGCTTATTAGCACGAAATAGAGAGATAGAAGAGTTACTTGAAAGTGTTAAAAAATCAAAGAAAGATGTAGAGTATGAAAATACAAAGGAAAATGAAAAAGAAGAAAGATTAGAAGAATTAACTTTAATAGAAAATAATAAAAGTGCTGAGCTTAGGGAATTAGAATTTAAGATTAATGATCTAAACAAAGACTTAGCTAATTTTAATAAAGATAAAACTAGACTAGAAGTAGACTTAAAGAATATTGAAAATGATTTTACAGAAAGCAAGAAAAAATTAGCTGAGAATAATGAAGATAAATTGAAATTAGAAGAAAAATTATCTACAATAAATAATGAATTTAGTAAAGAAAAAGAACAAATAAATGAAAAAGAAAATGAGATAAAGGCCTTAGAAGAAAACGAAGAAAAAATAAATAAGACATTGACAGATATGAGAATTCAACTAGCTACTATTAGAGAAAAGAAAAGTAATATCATATCTGAAACAAAAGAGCTTGCAGATGAAATAATTAAGTCTGATGAAATAAAAGAAAAAACTAATCTTGAGAAGAATGAACTTATCAAAAAGTTAGATGATATACAGATAAGAAAGAAAAAATTAGAAGAACTAGAAAAAAAGTTTAGAGATCAGATAAGCAATCTAGAAAAAGAGTATAATGAAAAGCAAGAGCAATTTGAAAAAGAAGAAATAAATCTTGAAAAATTTGAGGAAAAGTACAGTAATGAACAGAGTCAGTTAAGTAGTCTTAAAGATGAAAATCATAAACTAGACTTAAAGATTAATAGAATGGAAGATAAAAATTTACAGATTTCAGAAAGACTGTCAGAGGAATATGGAATTGATGCAAATCTAGGAATTGAAGAAAGAATAGAGATAAATAATTATAAGCAAATTACAAGAAAAATTAAGGAATTTAAGGACTCTATAAAAGCTCTAGGACCTGTAAATATAGCTGCAATTGAAGAATATGAAGAACTACTTAGCAGGTTGAATTATCTAAAGGAACAAGAAGAAGATTTGCTGACTGCCAGGAATTCAATTGAGCAAATTATAGCAGAATTAGAAAAGAAGATGAGTGAATTGTTCTATCAGACATTTGTTGAAGTTAAAGAAGAATTTGAAAATATATTTGAAAAATTATTTAACGGAGGGAAAGCCGCTCTTAGATTAAATAAACCAGAAAACTTATTAGAGACAGGTGTTGAAATAGAGGCTCAACCTCCAGGAAAACAGTTGAAAAAACTATCGTTAATGTCTGGAGGAGAAAGAGCTTTAACAGCAATTGCTTTAGTTTTTGCTTTTCTAAAAGTTAACCCAAGTCCTATGTATATACTTGATGAAATTGATGCCCCATTAGATGATGCAAATGTTAGACGATTTGCAAGTTATCTAAATGAATATTCACAGTATGTACAATTCTTATTAATAACACATAATAAAATAATGATGACAGAAGCTATGGCTATATATGGTATAACGATGGAATCAAAAGGTGTGTCAAAGATGGTTTCATTACGTTTAGATGAAGACATCGCATAA
- a CDS encoding peptidase S7 produces the protein MPLIKGIAKEIVDRLEKRSVNLGQGRNVGVIAFIDEDKYISKYAKIVDGGLSGLPYRKLLATVVGCNSGSLLELINLLPENAVIISTIPGKTGIITSTGGINIFDKAIIKVGIKNKKAVAAGILYPETKLFNLASHSEKMQLKNLAAKTMDEEKESLREISKLHLKYLEISSSLDIVDIPAENIENIYKDKFKKLNHIRIQSSKRKNILAIDKVFAEELVGKSNRVEQGREVAAIGLVNENGIVERAGEIVVGGLGYVPSRLLASSYKDISEYSLRKAYTDIIPENAVIVHTHPGGTGVMHMGDAMAGPGTWGRAIIAIGHNKDGEIKGATVIRYKDKLAELANEYEDIDQDFFKAETTAEEAAIRKRRYEIAQEFTDLCEEIEIRE, from the coding sequence TTGCCATTGATTAAAGGTATAGCAAAGGAAATAGTAGATAGACTAGAAAAACGAAGTGTGAACTTAGGCCAGGGCCGTAATGTAGGAGTAATTGCTTTTATTGATGAGGACAAATATATAAGTAAGTATGCTAAGATTGTAGATGGTGGTTTATCAGGATTACCATATAGAAAGTTGTTAGCAACTGTAGTAGGCTGTAATTCTGGATCTTTATTAGAATTGATTAATCTTCTGCCAGAAAACGCTGTTATTATTTCTACTATACCAGGAAAAACGGGAATAATAACCAGCACCGGGGGAATAAATATATTTGATAAAGCAATTATTAAAGTTGGAATTAAAAACAAGAAGGCTGTAGCAGCAGGTATCTTGTATCCAGAGACTAAATTATTTAACTTAGCCTCTCATTCAGAAAAAATGCAATTAAAGAATTTAGCTGCAAAAACTATGGATGAGGAGAAAGAATCACTTAGAGAAATATCCAAGTTGCACTTGAAATATTTAGAAATATCTAGTTCTTTAGATATTGTGGATATTCCAGCAGAAAATATAGAAAATATTTATAAAGATAAGTTTAAGAAATTAAATCATATCAGAATTCAGAGTAGTAAAAGGAAAAATATACTTGCCATAGATAAGGTTTTTGCGGAAGAATTGGTTGGAAAATCTAATAGAGTAGAGCAAGGCAGAGAAGTTGCAGCTATTGGTCTTGTAAATGAAAATGGAATTGTTGAGAGAGCAGGAGAGATTGTAGTAGGAGGCTTAGGGTATGTTCCTTCTAGATTATTAGCCTCTTCTTACAAAGATATTTCTGAGTATTCTTTAAGAAAAGCCTATACAGATATTATCCCAGAGAATGCTGTTATTGTACATACTCATCCTGGTGGTACTGGAGTTATGCATATGGGTGATGCTATGGCTGGTCCAGGAACCTGGGGTAGAGCTATCATAGCAATTGGACATAATAAAGATGGAGAAATTAAAGGGGCAACAGTTATTAGATACAAAGATAAACTAGCTGAACTTGCTAATGAATATGAGGATATAGATCAAGATTTTTTTAAAGCCGAGACAACAGCTGAAGAAGCTGCAATTCGTAAAAGACGTTATGAGATTGCTCAAGAATTTACTGATTTATGTGAAGAAATTGAGATAAGAGAGTGA